AGATACTGGCAGAGCTGAATATTACAGCGTGACGGATCGAGAGGCTGTGACAGCGTTGCAGCAACTTTCCCAACTAGAAGGTATTATTCCCGCCTTGGAAACGGCTCATGCGATCGCTTACTTAGAAACCCTCTGTCCGCAATTAAGTGGCAGTCCCCGGATTGTAATTAATTGCTCGGGACGCGGTGATAAGGATGTGCAAACCGTTGCCAAGTTTTTAAATCCTGCATAACCCATTTACCCAATCCAGAAATCATTTTCTTGACAAGCACTCAGCAATTTTTGCTTGGCAATATCCGAGCGCTTTGGCATCTCTTGCTGGATTGCTGAACGAGCCAATGGCTTTCTTGCAGTCGCCTCTCTTTCTGGAACAATTATCTTTTTCATTAAATATTCGATGGTTTGCTCTTTGATCCAACCTCGGAGCACGAGGATATCACCAAAGCGCATCCCAGTTGCTGCTTGGTCAACCAAAGCTACATCAATATGTGCTTGAGTTAGAAGACCTGCTTCAACTAAATAACTACCAATCGGTTTGATTTCAGTAGTGGTGGCGGAAGATGAGTTGCTCTGCATAGCGTGCTATTCGTTCAAAGCTTTTATCTTTACTCCGTTCACACATTTTAAAGCATTAGATGAACAATTTGTAAAGCTCTGAGTTAGTACGCAAGTATTTATTCGCTGTTAGTAGTAACTGCTTTTAACAGAAAGCTACTATTTTTAATACCGCATTTCTACCGAAATAATTTTCTTTTTATAAAAATATAATCGCAAATTAGGTTTGCAACTTTGCTGAGACAGAAATTAGTAAAAATTCGGTGGTTGCAGAGTTGAGAGCAAGTTAACTTGATTTTGTACCTTAATTATGTAACTCTATTTTTTTGAATTGTTCGCACGCCAGGCAACTTATTAGTTTGCCTCATATTTGTGCGTTCATAACAGCAATTCTAGAATTCTCCATTGCCTGAGAAAGGCATAGATGGCGACTACTTTGTTGTCATCAGTGATGCTGCTTGGCATCAGCTGAAGTTCTGGAATTGCCTCAGAAGTGTTGTGAGGAATTAGGATGATCTTGATGATGAAGCGGTCTTTTTTCAGCAGAATAGCGTTAGGTTCGCTTGTCTTAGCCACTGGAGTGCCGGAAATTTCAGTTAATGCTAAAACTTCTACCTCTAATGCTAAAATTCCGACCTCTACTGCCAAGATAGACCGCCAGTTTATACCTACCGCATCTACTAACTTGCCGATTTATATTGCTCAGGCAAATACTTCACCAGCCTCTGTAGAACAAGCGGTTCATAACCAAGTGAACCAGTACCGCGCTCAGCGCGGCTTACCACCGCTCAGCTTAGATGAACGGATTAGTGGTCAGGCAAGAACCCATAGTCAAAACATGGCAAGTGGTGCAGTCCCATTTAGTCATAATGGCTTTGCTCAGAGAGTTCAAGCAATTGGTGGAATGATTCCCTACCGCGCTGCTGCTGAAAATGTGGCTTACAACCAAGGCTATAATGACCCAGCCACTCAAGCTGTTCAAGGTTGGCTCAGAAGTACAGGGCATCGTCAGAATATTGAGGGTAACTATACCTTGACTGGAGTTGGCGTTGCCAGGAATGCTAGGGGTGAATACTACTTCACGCAGATATTTATCCGTAGCCGCTAAGACTCAGCGTGTCCCTTGAGTATTTAGCCGCTTAATGTTTGATAATAGGGTGATTCTGATGCTTATTGGCTGAAAGAACACCCTTTCTAATTAGGCGAGTTCATGGAATTAGCAGATTTTCAGGTTTGCGATCGCGACCTTAGTGATGCCATCTTATCTCAGTACCGTAGTGCGGAGGCGATCGCCGTGGATACGGAAACTATGGGTTTATTACCTCAACGTGATCGCTTGTGTCTTGTCCAACTTTGTGATGCAGAAGATCGAGTGACTGTCATTCGCATTGCCAAAGGTCAAACTGATGCGCCGAATTTAAAACAGTTGCTGGAAGCAGGCAATGTCATCAAGGTGTTTCATTTTGCTCGTTTTGACATTGCCACCTTGCGGCATCATCTCAGTATTCAGGTAACGCCAATTTTCTGCACAAAAATTGCCAGTAAATTAGCCCGAACCTATACTAACCGTCACGGTCTTAAAGATTTAGTACAAGAGTTAGAGCAGGTAGAACTTGACAAGAGTGCTCAAAGTTCTGACTGGGGTAACGCTGCCAACTTGTCAGAAGCGCAACTACGCTATGCTGCTAATGATGTCCGCTACCTGCTAAGTGCACGGCAAAAGCTGATTGAGATGCTGAAACGAGAAGAACGCTATCAACTGGCACAGCAATGCTTTCAGTGTCTGCCAACGATAGTTTCCTTAGATTTGTTGCAATTCAAGGATTTGTTTGAGCATTAAACGCTTTCAGTTTGTTGATTTGAGAGTAACAACCTGTATTTCTTGATTTAGGTAGATACTAATTTTATATCTCCGGGCTGATGTACAGTTCAACTAAAAATCCAAAACTTATAACGTAAGTAACAGAAAGTTTTTCTGTGTTGAAATGGAGTTTTTTTTATGAACCGATTAGTCTCATCACTGCGCCGGATAATAACTATTTTTCTAGTGGTTTTAGCATTTTTCGTCAGCACAGCTTTTGATCAACACGGTAATCAGTTGCAAGCGCAAGCAGAACCGGTCACACCTGAAGCTACTGGGTATCAAGTTGACAGCGATAATAATCAAGCTCGCATTAAAGCTGAGAGAATCAAAGACAATGCTGAAAAGTCAGCTAAACTTTTAGAGGAAGAGGGTATAAAGGTGACCAACAGGGCGGCGGAAAGCGCTCAAGACCCTAATAAAAATATAATTGATAGTGTCCGTGAAAAGCTCAATCTTGACGAGCCAATTGATCCAGGTACAAAACAAGCTGCTCGGCAACTTAAAGACACAGTTACTGGAAATGGTGATTAATATTACAGCAGGAGTACCTAGGAAATAGAATTCTTTGTGTGTGTAGCCCCAGACATTAATCTGAGGGCTTTTTTCTTAAGATTAACTTAATGCTTTAGAATTCGTAGCCTCTGCTAACCCAATAGTTCCAGTCAGTGATCGCTTCTTGAGTTGCCTCATCCGCTGCAACTGTCTCTAGATCAGATAAAGGCACGGAGAAAATATCTTTAGCTGTACCTTCTTTATAAAGCACTTCTACAAACATATCCTCTGAGCAATCCTCCTCTGATGACATTCCTAAAACTTCAACTTCTGCGCCCTCAGTTGGAGAAGATCTGCGTCCTTCACTCTTCCACTTAGCCTTAAATGGAAAGTTAAGCTTGCTTTCGAGGTAGTAGTACCAGCCCATCGCTTGTTCTTCTTCGGTATAGGCATCAACAATCACCTCCATCGCAATCCGATGTTCTCGGCTTTCGTCTGCTTCAGAATTAGAGATAGACATCTGTTAGATATGCTTGAATCCTGAAATATAGTAAATCACTTTCAGCGATCGCTTACTAGATTGCTAAAAGGATTCCATCTGTAAATTATTCGTTAGACCTCCTGCACGAATCAAGAAGCATGTGCCAGTTCGTAGTTCAGCAACCCAGCAATCAAGTTTAAGCGTAAGCAAAATCGCCTTCTGCGATTGCGATAACGTCCTGAGAAGATGCGGAAATCGGCAAATCTTCAACCTCCGTCTCATGTTAGCCTCGGATTAAAAGAGGGTGTGATGGTTCCGTTTCGACCTACACGACGACGGTTTATTCAAGCGATAGGAGGGGCAAGCGTCCTGACGCTGTTGGGCTGTAATCGACGGCAACAAACAATGGTTACGCTGTATACTTTTGGCGACTCGATTCTAGATTGCGGACGATATAACGAGTTCGGTGTTCATCCAGGGCAACTGCTCGTTCAGAATGACGATTGCCTGTTTCCCGAATTTCAGGGTCAAGACCTCGCCTCACGTGGACCTGTCCGCCTCGAACATCGTGCCCGTGATGGTGCAACGGTTGATGGTCTGCCTTCTCAGGCTCACCGATTGCGGGTGGAAGGAAAAGCGATCGCATTAATCACCATCGGTGGCAACGATCTGCTACGCGGATTAATTCGCGATCCAGGTGCAGGAATAGCAACCTTTGCTAATGCCCTCGACACATTTGTGCAGCAGTTGCAAATCCGTGCTGTTCTGCTGGGTAATGTGTACGATCCTACGCTGGGAGATGACAATCGCAATTTTTTAGGAGTTGACCCGGCGATCGCCCGCAAGAACCTCCAGCTTATGAACACTACGATTCAAGAAATTGCCAGTAGTTATGGGCAGTTCGTCGATCTCCATGCTCACTTTTTGACGGGCGACCCATCGTGGTTTACAGCGACGATCGAGCCAAGCCTGCGGGGTGCGTCGGAAGTGCGTCGGGCTTTTCTCCCCTATGTCGTCAGCAAGATTTAACCTGCGGCAAGCTGTTGTCGAAGGACGTAGTGTGGGAATAAGGTCGTTAGTTCCCCTTGGGGTAGGATGCTACGAAGGATATTCAGGCGAAATGTGAGTAACTGCGTGTATGTTGCTACCATTGGTGTGCCTGGTAATGATAGTGTTCCGCCACCAAATCATCATTATCACAGCACTGCTCATGAAGTACTGGGCATATCTCGTGGCAAGGCTGCTGTTCGACTTGGAGGTGACGCTCGCGGACAAACATTTGAGGTTCGGGCTGGAGATGTCATCATTATTCCAGCAGGAGTAGCACACAAAAATCTAGATTCTAGTTCCGACTTCCTGGTTGTTGGAGCCTATCCCTTGGGATAGAAATGGGATATGAACTATGGAAAACTAGGGGAACGTCCCCAAGCCGACCGGAACGTTGCCCAAGTGCCTCTTCCTACAACCGATCCAGTGTATGGTAGAGATGGACAGCTAGCGAAATACTGGCATCCGTTTGAGTCAAAGGTGTAGCTGATGAGCGAGACTTTTGTTATACCAAATACACAGTTCTACACCTGGAAGAACTATCGCTGCGCTTACAAACATTACGCCCCACCCACTTCAGAAGCAGAAGATAGTACTCCTTTAATGTTGATTCACCCGATTGGTGTTGGCTTATCAGGTCGATTTTGGCATCGCTTCTGTCATGCTTGGTATCAAAACGATCGCACTAATCCCATTTACAACCCCGACCTCCTCGGTTGCGGTGAGAGCGATATGCCACATATTGCATACACTCCATCTGATTGGGCAAATCAATTGCAACACTTTCTACAAACAGTCATACAAAAACCTGTCACCCTAGTCGTGCAGGGAGCGCTGCTACCAGTAGCACTTGAGTTAGCCCGGTTGCAAACTCAGCCAAATCTAATTTACCACTTGGTACTGGCTAATCCCCCAGCTATGGCAGTAATGACTGAAGCAATCTCACTTAGGCAGCAGAAATTAACTTGGAATTTGCTAGATTCGCCCCTTGGCACTGCCTTTTATTTTTATGCTCGAAGACCGCAGTTTTTGAGTTCTTTCTCCACTCGCCAACTTTTTGCTGATGCTGCTCGTGTTGATCCTCAATGGTTGGATATGCTAGTCAAAGGTGCTGCAAATCCCGCCAGCCGTTATGCAGTCTTTTCTTTCTTAGCTGGTTTCTGGCGACAGAATTATACAGAAGCGATTGCAGCGATTACTCAACCAACATTGGTTGTTGTCGGTGAAAAAGCATCGAGTATTAGTAGAGCAGGCAAGCAGGATACATCAGACCAACGATTAGCTGATTACCTCAAGTGCTTGTCTGGAGGCGAAGGTGTTAAGATTGCTGGTCGTAATGTCTTGCCCTACGAGTCTACGACTGAATTTACTGCTACATTAGCAGCGTTTGAAGACATGGACTTAACAGGGGAGCAGTAGTTATAAATTTGTCAAGTACTATCCGACTTGTGAGAGCGACTTTGGCACAAAGCAGGATGAAACCCTAGACTTTTAACATTCATAATCGGCTTGACTTCTAGAGCAGGGGTGATCGCTATGCTGTTGAAAGGCTGTTGCCACTGTGAGGAAGTGAGCGCCAGCTTCATTGAATAATTTCAAATGTTGCAGCAATAAAACAAAATGGTATAACTTCAGACGGTTACTAAAACTTCGCTTGTCCTTTAAGCTCAACTCATTTGATATTCTGTCCTGGAGATCTGAGTGTGCCATGCTCATGCCCCTCGATTTTCTCTTGCGTTGGCTGTCAAGTCTGCTGACAATCGCCTTTGTGGGGAGTGGAGGCTATATTCTCTATCAGTGGTATGAAGGCGAGCTGATTAGCGATCGTTGGTTAATCCTAGGTTCACTTATGCTGCTGTGGTCATTCTTGGGGTTTGTGCCGATTTTGTTACTCCATCGTCCCGGTAAGGATGAACCGAAACCGATCCGCAGCAGTCAAGTTCAGCGCCTCATCCAACCTGATGGCAGCGAAATCCATGTTGAGTTTTACGGTTCAGAACACGCCCCAACAATCATCCTGACTCATGGCTGGGGACCCGATAGCACCGTTTGGTATTACGCCAAAAAGCAACTCACCGAGCAGTTTCGCGTAATCGTGTGGGATCTACCCGGTTTAGGCAAGTCCAAAAAGCCGCACAATCGAGACTACTCCTTAGAGAAATATGCCCGCGACTTAGAAGCCGTTTTGAGTCTGGCGGGAGATCAACCTGTTATGTTGTTAGGACACAGCATGGGCGGCATGATTTTACTAACATTCTGCCGCTTGTTTCCAGAACACTTGGGGCAACAGGTAGCTGGCTTAATTGTCGTGGATGCAACCTATACAAATCCACTCAAAACTACCATTTTCAGCAAGCTACTGCTGGCATTACAGAAGCCCTTACTGGAACCCTTGCTTCACCTAGCGATCGCGCTCTCTCCCCTTTTATGGTTCACGAGTTGGCTTAGTTATTTGAATGGTTTGACGCTATTAACTACTGAAATCTCTGGATTTACAGGTAGAGAAACACGGGGGCAGCTTAATTTTTCAACGCTAATTGGGTTGAAGGCATCACCTGGTGTGCTGGCACAGGGAACCCTAGCAATGCTTAGATGCAATGAAACGGAAATATTACCCAAAATTTCTGTTCCGACACTGGTTGTGTTTGGCAAGTCTGATATTGCCACCCGACCTTTTGCCAACAAACGAATTAGTAGGGAAGTACCCCAAGCAGATCTTGCTGTGTTGGCTCCCGCCGGACACATGGGTCTGATGGAGCGCAATCAACAATTTGCACAAGTCGTTCGGGTATTTAGTGCGACTTGTCTGGGCTTAAAGCAGTGAGTTCTTTTGCAAGCCATTAACAAAAAGTGATACCAATCCAAAATCAAGACAACGGTGCTACCAAAAATTGAGAATAGCCGATGACGAATAGTTCTAGCTCCATCAGTAATTGCTAATAAATTTAATGGTTCAGTCTCGCTGCCATCCTCTTGTAATACAGCAGTTTGCACTACACTAGCTAAACTTATTAAGTCTTTGCCAGTAGCCTTTATCGGTGCAGCAACATATTCAAATCCGACTGGAGCTTTTTGTAGTGGCACAATATCTGTAGTAATGCTGAATTTTTAGCTGATACGAAATCTAGGTTTTTCTTTATCTTTTCTAGTTTTGGTTTTGGCTGAGGTTCGGCTTTTTGACTTTTAACTTGAATGCCATCATCAAATAGGAGAATTTCTTTTATCTGTGGGTTGTAAATATCTATTTTAGGATTTACCCTCACCAGTTGCTGCTCAACTTTTTCTAAAGTTGCTACTGAGAATATTTCTGGCTTCCAGAGCGAATTACCACTTCCACTGTTGCTCTCCTACTTAAGACTCCTGTTATCTTTCTCTCCCACCCTTTTTGGGTTGTTCTCACAGTTATCGACACTAATGAATAATTTACAGATGGAATGAATTTGCAGGTTTAATCTGTTGATTTTGGATTGAGAACACTGGATAAAGCTTGCAATAACTCCCTAGCTGTGTAAGGCTTGGACAAAAATGTGTTAATACCAACCTGTTGCGCCAGTTTACTGTTGGTTATGAGTCCGCTAACAGCAATTATCTTGACTTGAGGATTAATTTTTTGCAGCGTGCGGATAGTTGTTGCTCCATCCATAGATGGCATCATCATATCCACCACCACCCCACAAATTTCATGTTTATGCTGAGCGTACAGCGCGATCGCCTCAATTCCGTCGCTTGCCAAGATCACTTTGTAGTTGTAACTTTCCAGGGAAATTTTAGTAATCTCTCGAATTGGGGCTTCGTCATCTACAACTAAAATCAATTCTCCATTGCCTATAGGCAGTTCTGTGTCTTCTACTCGCGGCGCTGCTGTGGCTTCCACTGCTGGCAAGAACACCTTAAATTGAGTTCCTTTGCCAACTTGGCTAGACACATTGATAAAACCACCGTGGCTTTTGATGATGCCAATCACCGTTGCTAGTCCTAATCCCGTACCTTTACCCAGCTCTTTAGTGGTGAAAAATGGCTCGAAAATTCTATCAATGATTTCTGGTGGAATGCCAACTCCACTATCCTCAACAGTAATTGCAACGTAAGGTCCAACTTTTGCCTCAAGATGCATCCGGGCATAGTTTTGATCGATGAAAAAGTTTTCGGCAGAAATACTCAGACTACCGCCATCGGTCATGGCATCACGGGCGTTGACACAAAGGTTCATTAGCACTTGGTGCAATTGGGTGGCATCTCCAGAGACAGCCCAAAGTTCTGGCGATACGTCTATGCAGAATTCAATCCATTTAGGAAATGTCTGTTTCACAATCTGCTTTATTTCTGCAATTAGATGCCTGACTTGCAAAATTGTGTGCTGTCCTTCAACTCCGCGCGCAAACGACAGCACTTGCTTGACTAAAGCTGCCCCGCGTTTAGTGTTGGTTTCCAGTGTCTTGAGCATCCGCTGAGTCCGCTCATCCGTATCGGGAAGTTTTATCTGTAGCAGTTGAGACGCGGCTAGAATTGGCGTCAATATATTGTTTAGATCGTGGGCAATGCCGCCAGCGAGTGTGCCAATGCTCTCTAGTCGTTGTGTTCGGAGAAACTGCCTTTCAAGTTGTTTTTTTTCTGTGATATCGGTATTGACAACCAAGATTGATTTAGGTACTTCCGCCTGATCTCGTACTAGTGTCCAGCGGCTTTCGACAATAATTTCCTTGCCATCTTTGGTGACTTGTTGTAGCTCACCATGCCATTCCCCTGCTGCAATTACTGTCTGATGTGCATCTTTGAATTGAGCTGGCTCTGCGTCAAACAGGAGCTCGCCGGCACGATGAGTGATCGCTTCACTAGCCGTCCAACCAAATAACCGTTTGGCGTGATCGTTCCAGAAGAGAATATGGTCTTCTAAGTCCAGAACAAAAATAGCATCTTGGGCTTTGTCAAGCAGTGTTGCTTGTTCTCGAATTTGCTCCTCTGCCTGCTTGCGCTCGGTAATATCTGTCTGAATACCCACGAAGTAGAGTAAATTACCTCCGTCCGAGAACACGGGAGAGATTTTTAACTCATTCCAAAAAGGCTGACCATCTTGGCGATAATTTATTAACGTGGCTTGAACTTCTCGTCTTTCGGCAATGGCTTGGCGAATGCGAGCAACTGTTTGAGGATCTGTGCCAGATCCTTGCAAAAAGCGGCAATTGCGACCAATAATCTCATCTTGTCGATATCCAGTCAGCCGAGAGAAAGCAGAGTTCGAGTAGATGATGGGGTTATCTGGTTGGTTCGGGTCAGTAATTAGCACTCCATTAGAGACTGATGCCACAGCTTGTGCAAGTCGTAAGTTCTCTTCGGCTGCTTTCTTCAGTGCATCAAAGTTCCGCTTACGCTCGGCTAGCATAGCCAGTTGTTCCGCTCGGCTCTGACGTTCATGCCTGACTCTCTCACGGTAGTTGCGAAAGAAGTCAGCTAAGCCAGGCTCTTGCTCAAGAAAAGCACTGAGATTTTCCTGTACTCGCTTGTCTGCTTCATAAGCAACTTCTGGGTGGGCCTCCATCCAGACGTGACAAGTCTTCACGTAAGCGATAAACGTGACTAAATGTTGATAGTTCACAGTGCCTAGAAGACGGCACAGTTCACTGCGACAATACTCAGTCTCGTCTCGTTCCAGAGCAATAAATATTGAACAGTAGAGTAAACTTTCTTCAAGTGTCGAATTTGGCTCTGGCCAGACCCCTAACTCATCAGAGTGTGCCGCCAGCAACTTCAGGTGTTCACTGATGTCCGTTTCTATTGGCGGAGGCGATTCTAGCAGTTCTAATACCTCCCGTGCCTTCATCCCTAATGGGCGTAAGCTACAACTATGGCAGATCATGCAGTAGGGAACAGCGCAGTAGCGCGAGAGGTACGCCGAAAGCTTTTCTTTAAACAGAGGCGGCAAGGGATTATTGACATAGGCGAACAGCGTTTGTTGCCATAGGTTTTCCAATACTTGAGGATTCTGTTGGGCTGGAGTAAAGAAGGGCGGGATAAAGCCAAATTTATCCTTGATTTCTGCTTTAATTTGCTCAGTTGTTCGTACTGAAAAAGTCTCCCCACCCTCAGCTTTAGTGGCAGCAAGTGCAAGTTGCCGGTTCTTGCTGGCATGCCGTAGCGTCTCTGCAGCCTGTTGGCGAGCATTAGTACCCTTTTTGTACCTAGCTAAGTTACGCCGTAGCTGCACTTGCTTGACTACCTGACGGCTCAAAGCCTGGAGCGCCTCTACCTGTTCAGCAGAAAGTGAGCGGTATAGTGAAATTTTCATTAATCAGATTTTTAAAAAATGTTTTTACTATCTAAGGCTTCAAATGTATTTTTTTGTTTCTTTTGTTGAGCTAAATTCCCAAAATTATGTTTTTTTTAAGTGATTCTACTCAACCAAACAAGAAGTTTCAGTTGATGATTGGTAGTATTTACCTGATGTTATTATCCTCCCTTAAGAAATTTTAGCAGTTAAGATTTATGCATTTAGGCAGATGTACAAGAGCAGCTATCCTGCAAGTTGTCCTTCGGATAACGCCTATTACCTATTTGCGCTCTCATCAGAGGAAAAACCCTTGCTCTGAACATTTTCTGGGTGGTAACGTCTA
This window of the Chroococcidiopsis sp. CCMEE 29 genome carries:
- a CDS encoding CAP domain-containing protein — protein: MPEISVNAKTSTSNAKIPTSTAKIDRQFIPTASTNLPIYIAQANTSPASVEQAVHNQVNQYRAQRGLPPLSLDERISGQARTHSQNMASGAVPFSHNGFAQRVQAIGGMIPYRAAAENVAYNQGYNDPATQAVQGWLRSTGHRQNIEGNYTLTGVGVARNARGEYYFTQIFIRSR
- a CDS encoding ribonuclease H-like domain-containing protein, yielding MELADFQVCDRDLSDAILSQYRSAEAIAVDTETMGLLPQRDRLCLVQLCDAEDRVTVIRIAKGQTDAPNLKQLLEAGNVIKVFHFARFDIATLRHHLSIQVTPIFCTKIASKLARTYTNRHGLKDLVQELEQVELDKSAQSSDWGNAANLSEAQLRYAANDVRYLLSARQKLIEMLKREERYQLAQQCFQCLPTIVSLDLLQFKDLFEH
- a CDS encoding calcium-binding protein, producing MSISNSEADESREHRIAMEVIVDAYTEEEQAMGWYYYLESKLNFPFKAKWKSEGRRSSPTEGAEVEVLGMSSEEDCSEDMFVEVLYKEGTAKDIFSVPLSDLETVAADEATQEAITDWNYWVSRGYEF
- a CDS encoding SGNH/GDSL hydrolase family protein; translated protein: MVPFRPTRRRFIQAIGGASVLTLLGCNRRQQTMVTLYTFGDSILDCGRYNEFGVHPGQLLVQNDDCLFPEFQGQDLASRGPVRLEHRARDGATVDGLPSQAHRLRVEGKAIALITIGGNDLLRGLIRDPGAGIATFANALDTFVQQLQIRAVLLGNVYDPTLGDDNRNFLGVDPAIARKNLQLMNTTIQEIASSYGQFVDLHAHFLTGDPSWFTATIEPSLRGASEVRRAFLPYVVSKI
- a CDS encoding cupin domain-containing protein, translated to MSNCVYVATIGVPGNDSVPPPNHHYHSTAHEVLGISRGKAAVRLGGDARGQTFEVRAGDVIIIPAGVAHKNLDSSSDFLVVGAYPLG
- a CDS encoding alpha/beta hydrolase; translation: MSETFVIPNTQFYTWKNYRCAYKHYAPPTSEAEDSTPLMLIHPIGVGLSGRFWHRFCHAWYQNDRTNPIYNPDLLGCGESDMPHIAYTPSDWANQLQHFLQTVIQKPVTLVVQGALLPVALELARLQTQPNLIYHLVLANPPAMAVMTEAISLRQQKLTWNLLDSPLGTAFYFYARRPQFLSSFSTRQLFADAARVDPQWLDMLVKGAANPASRYAVFSFLAGFWRQNYTEAIAAITQPTLVVVGEKASSISRAGKQDTSDQRLADYLKCLSGGEGVKIAGRNVLPYESTTEFTATLAAFEDMDLTGEQ
- a CDS encoding alpha/beta hydrolase, producing MPLDFLLRWLSSLLTIAFVGSGGYILYQWYEGELISDRWLILGSLMLLWSFLGFVPILLLHRPGKDEPKPIRSSQVQRLIQPDGSEIHVEFYGSEHAPTIILTHGWGPDSTVWYYAKKQLTEQFRVIVWDLPGLGKSKKPHNRDYSLEKYARDLEAVLSLAGDQPVMLLGHSMGGMILLTFCRLFPEHLGQQVAGLIVVDATYTNPLKTTIFSKLLLALQKPLLEPLLHLAIALSPLLWFTSWLSYLNGLTLLTTEISGFTGRETRGQLNFSTLIGLKASPGVLAQGTLAMLRCNETEILPKISVPTLVVFGKSDIATRPFANKRISREVPQADLAVLAPAGHMGLMERNQQFAQVVRVFSATCLGLKQ
- a CDS encoding PAS domain S-box protein; this translates as MKISLYRSLSAEQVEALQALSRQVVKQVQLRRNLARYKKGTNARQQAAETLRHASKNRQLALAATKAEGGETFSVRTTEQIKAEIKDKFGFIPPFFTPAQQNPQVLENLWQQTLFAYVNNPLPPLFKEKLSAYLSRYCAVPYCMICHSCSLRPLGMKAREVLELLESPPPIETDISEHLKLLAAHSDELGVWPEPNSTLEESLLYCSIFIALERDETEYCRSELCRLLGTVNYQHLVTFIAYVKTCHVWMEAHPEVAYEADKRVQENLSAFLEQEPGLADFFRNYRERVRHERQSRAEQLAMLAERKRNFDALKKAAEENLRLAQAVASVSNGVLITDPNQPDNPIIYSNSAFSRLTGYRQDEIIGRNCRFLQGSGTDPQTVARIRQAIAERREVQATLINYRQDGQPFWNELKISPVFSDGGNLLYFVGIQTDITERKQAEEQIREQATLLDKAQDAIFVLDLEDHILFWNDHAKRLFGWTASEAITHRAGELLFDAEPAQFKDAHQTVIAAGEWHGELQQVTKDGKEIIVESRWTLVRDQAEVPKSILVVNTDITEKKQLERQFLRTQRLESIGTLAGGIAHDLNNILTPILAASQLLQIKLPDTDERTQRMLKTLETNTKRGAALVKQVLSFARGVEGQHTILQVRHLIAEIKQIVKQTFPKWIEFCIDVSPELWAVSGDATQLHQVLMNLCVNARDAMTDGGSLSISAENFFIDQNYARMHLEAKVGPYVAITVEDSGVGIPPEIIDRIFEPFFTTKELGKGTGLGLATVIGIIKSHGGFINVSSQVGKGTQFKVFLPAVEATAAPRVEDTELPIGNGELILVVDDEAPIREITKISLESYNYKVILASDGIEAIALYAQHKHEICGVVVDMMMPSMDGATTIRTLQKINPQVKIIAVSGLITNSKLAQQVGINTFLSKPYTARELLQALSSVLNPKSTD